Proteins encoded within one genomic window of Cryptosporangium aurantiacum:
- a CDS encoding sensor histidine kinase codes for MKPITLRARLLAGIVLLVTLGLVGTDVALYVTLDSYLKARLDDDLAATAEELRQNIDPTFQGDNGFEIAFTFPARLARPASGALMVTPGRGDDIALATGGGIRTYEESGDGGLGARFTRGEVPVGYSYLDIEGVPSRVLYRQFDDPDDATINRAFSGVVVVAPRDTNQGTLNQLLVTEVIASGVALVAVAALSLAVIRIGLRPVGAIATAAAAVAAGDRDQRIPAPRRQDEIGRLAGVLNQAFDQRRTAEDQLRRFVADASHELRTPMTTIQGWADLYFQGALPQPDGVEVAMTRIAEKSAEVGVLVEDLLLLARLDERRPLEQETVDVAALAAEVCADARVLDADRPLTLDDPGPATILGDPERIRQVVRNLVGNAFRHTPEGTAVRVAVTTVSDRVVLTVSDDGPGIPDADREHLFDRFYRGSTTTPSRAGAGLGLAIVKAIVQAHDGTVLLEPGRGTTFTVSLPGA; via the coding sequence ATGAAGCCCATCACGCTCCGCGCCCGCCTGCTCGCCGGCATCGTGCTCCTGGTGACGCTCGGCCTCGTCGGCACCGACGTCGCGCTCTACGTCACGCTCGACTCCTACCTCAAGGCCCGCCTCGACGACGACCTCGCCGCGACCGCCGAGGAGCTCCGCCAGAACATCGACCCCACCTTCCAGGGCGACAACGGGTTCGAGATCGCGTTCACGTTCCCCGCCCGGCTGGCGCGCCCCGCGTCGGGAGCACTCATGGTCACCCCGGGCCGCGGGGACGACATCGCGCTCGCGACCGGCGGAGGGATCCGGACGTACGAGGAGTCCGGCGACGGCGGTCTCGGTGCCCGCTTCACCCGCGGCGAGGTGCCGGTCGGCTACTCGTACCTCGACATCGAGGGGGTGCCGAGCCGCGTGCTGTACCGGCAGTTCGACGACCCCGACGACGCGACCATCAACCGGGCGTTCAGCGGCGTCGTGGTCGTCGCCCCGCGCGACACCAACCAGGGCACGTTGAACCAGCTGCTCGTCACCGAGGTGATCGCGAGCGGGGTGGCGCTGGTAGCGGTCGCCGCGCTCTCGCTCGCGGTGATCCGGATCGGTCTGCGGCCGGTCGGCGCGATCGCCACGGCCGCCGCCGCTGTCGCCGCGGGCGACCGCGACCAGCGCATTCCGGCGCCCCGGCGCCAGGACGAGATCGGTCGCCTCGCGGGAGTCCTGAACCAGGCGTTCGACCAGCGGCGCACCGCCGAGGACCAGCTACGTCGGTTCGTCGCGGACGCCTCGCACGAGCTGCGCACCCCGATGACGACGATCCAGGGCTGGGCGGACCTCTACTTCCAGGGCGCGCTGCCGCAGCCGGACGGCGTCGAGGTCGCGATGACCCGGATCGCCGAGAAGTCGGCCGAGGTCGGCGTGCTGGTGGAGGACCTGCTGCTGCTCGCCCGGCTCGACGAGCGGCGTCCGCTGGAGCAGGAGACGGTCGACGTCGCCGCGCTGGCCGCCGAGGTCTGCGCGGATGCCCGGGTCCTCGACGCCGACCGCCCGCTGACGCTGGACGACCCGGGTCCGGCCACCATCCTCGGCGACCCCGAGCGGATCCGGCAGGTCGTCCGCAACCTGGTCGGCAATGCGTTCCGGCACACCCCGGAGGGCACCGCGGTGCGGGTGGCCGTCACCACGGTGTCCGACCGGGTCGTGCTGACCGTCTCCGACGACGGCCCCGGGATCCCGGACGCCGACCGCGAGCACCTGTTCGACCGGTTCTACCGGGGCAGCACGACCACGCCGTCCCGGGCAGGCGCCGGGCTGGGCCTCGCGATCGTCAAGGCGATCGTGCAGGCCCACGACGGCACGGTGCTGCTCGAACCGGGCCGGGGCACGACGTTCACGGTGTCGCTGCCGGGAGCGTGA
- a CDS encoding bile acid:sodium symporter family protein, translating to MLRRFRPDPYIVALLTMVALASALPARGVVEDVLDQLIVVAIGFLFFLYGARLSTETVIAGIKHWRLHLLVLAFTFVLFPVLGLVIRLLPDAVLSSELAAGVVFLCLLPSTVQSSIAFVSIAKGNVAAAICTASLSNVLGVVLTPVLVAVLLSDTGMSFSGGTVLKIVVQLLVPFALGQALRPWIGGFVGRHKKVLGLLDRGSILLVVYTAFSGAVVAGVWSSLSGWDLVALVAVCVVLLAAVLLITGFVSRKLGFNREDRITIVFAGSKKSLATGVPMATVLFAGTGAGLVILPLMLFHQLQLIVCAVLARRWGAAPASSDADSPATAPTPATA from the coding sequence ATGCTCCGTCGTTTCCGCCCCGACCCGTACATCGTCGCGCTGCTCACGATGGTGGCGCTCGCGTCCGCGCTGCCGGCCCGGGGCGTCGTCGAGGACGTTCTCGACCAGCTGATCGTCGTCGCCATCGGCTTTTTGTTCTTCCTGTACGGCGCGCGGCTGTCGACGGAAACCGTGATCGCAGGCATCAAGCACTGGCGGTTGCACCTGCTGGTGCTGGCGTTCACGTTCGTGCTGTTCCCGGTGCTCGGGCTGGTGATCCGGTTGCTGCCGGACGCGGTGCTCTCGTCCGAGCTGGCCGCCGGTGTTGTGTTCCTGTGCCTGTTGCCGTCGACCGTGCAGTCGTCGATCGCGTTCGTGTCGATCGCGAAGGGCAACGTGGCGGCGGCGATCTGCACGGCGTCCCTGTCGAACGTGCTCGGCGTGGTGCTGACGCCCGTGCTGGTCGCGGTGCTGCTCAGCGACACCGGGATGAGCTTCTCCGGTGGCACGGTGCTGAAGATCGTCGTCCAGCTGCTGGTGCCGTTCGCGCTCGGGCAGGCGCTGCGGCCGTGGATCGGCGGGTTCGTCGGACGGCACAAGAAGGTGCTCGGACTGCTCGATCGCGGCTCGATCCTGCTGGTCGTCTACACCGCGTTCAGCGGAGCGGTCGTGGCGGGCGTCTGGAGCAGCCTCTCCGGGTGGGACCTGGTCGCGCTGGTGGCCGTGTGTGTCGTGCTGCTCGCTGCGGTGCTGCTGATCACCGGCTTCGTCTCGCGGAAGCTCGGCTTCAACCGCGAGGACCGGATCACGATCGTCTTCGCGGGCTCGAAGAAGAGCCTCGCCACCGGCGTGCCGATGGCGACGGTCCTGTTCGCCGGTACCGGTGCCGGCCTGGTGATCCTGCCGCTGATGCTCTTCCACCAACTGCAGCTGATCGTCTGCGCGGTGCTGGCCCGCCGTTGGGGTGCTGCTCCTGCTTCGTCGGACGCTGACTCGCCTGCCACCGCGCCCACGCCGGCCACC
- a CDS encoding ribokinase, whose translation MSSFEIVVVGSLNVDVTVDVPQAPEAGQTLLGGDARRSGGGKGGNQAVAAARLGRSTAMVGAVGASDGEFLLSLLRGENIDISGVRQVEAPTGQAFVFVDTEGDSTIVVSPGANDHVEVDRELVAAARCVLLQQEVPAAVVEEAASVANGIVVLNPAPARPVAPSLLANVDVLVPNRGELLGLAGGVDRGDLVQLAQNLGTRGPVVVTLGAQGCLVVEAERSTRVPAEQVKAVDATAAGDSFCAAIADALLDGADIVEAARWATRVAAVTVTRQGAMASLPTKDELA comes from the coding sequence ATGAGCTCGTTCGAAATCGTCGTGGTGGGCAGCCTCAACGTTGACGTCACGGTCGACGTCCCGCAGGCGCCCGAAGCTGGTCAGACCCTGCTGGGTGGCGACGCCCGCCGTAGCGGCGGTGGCAAGGGCGGTAACCAGGCCGTGGCCGCGGCGCGGCTGGGACGCAGCACCGCGATGGTCGGTGCGGTCGGCGCCTCCGACGGCGAGTTCCTGCTGAGCCTCCTGCGCGGCGAGAACATCGACATCAGCGGCGTCCGGCAGGTCGAAGCCCCGACCGGGCAGGCGTTCGTCTTCGTCGACACCGAGGGCGACAGCACGATCGTGGTGAGCCCCGGCGCGAACGACCACGTGGAGGTCGACCGCGAGCTGGTGGCCGCCGCCCGCTGCGTCCTGCTCCAGCAGGAGGTGCCCGCGGCGGTGGTCGAGGAAGCCGCGTCGGTGGCCAACGGGATCGTCGTGCTGAACCCGGCGCCCGCTCGGCCGGTCGCCCCGTCGCTGCTGGCCAACGTCGACGTGCTGGTGCCCAACCGCGGTGAGCTGCTGGGCCTGGCCGGCGGCGTCGACCGGGGTGACCTGGTGCAGCTCGCCCAGAACCTGGGCACCCGTGGCCCGGTCGTCGTCACGCTCGGCGCCCAGGGGTGCCTGGTCGTCGAGGCAGAGCGGTCGACGCGGGTGCCCGCCGAGCAGGTCAAGGCCGTGGACGCGACCGCGGCGGGCGACAGCTTCTGCGCCGCGATCGCCGACGCGCTGCTCGACGGCGCGGACATCGTCGAGGCCGCGCGCTGGGCGACCAGGGTCGCCGCGGTCACCGTCACCCGCCAGGGCGCGATGGCGTCGCTACCGACCAAGGACGAACTCGCCTGA
- a CDS encoding LysR family transcriptional regulator — translation MFDPVQLRSFLAVARVRSFTRAAAELGVQQSTVSQHVRKLEQATGRPLFLRDTHTVLLTADGEAMLGFARALAEIHEQAAGYFAGSELRGRLRFGVSQDLALTQLPRILRDFRRTHPLVDLELTVELSGVLHDRLRAGELDLVFAKRLDGQSDGQLVYREKLAWLGVPDLRLDPAGPVPLIIYPPPSLTRERALAVLAEQRRPWRTVCTSASLNGLAAAALGGLGVVPFVQRLGPAGLSEVPPQYRLPPLGDVEFVLLRTDRSVPESAETLAAAIRTAGAHPDNL, via the coding sequence ATGTTCGACCCGGTGCAGCTGCGTTCGTTCCTCGCCGTGGCTCGCGTGCGAAGCTTCACCAGGGCCGCGGCCGAGCTGGGCGTCCAGCAGTCGACGGTCAGCCAGCACGTCCGCAAGCTCGAGCAGGCGACCGGCCGGCCGCTGTTCCTGCGCGACACCCACACGGTCCTGCTGACCGCCGATGGTGAGGCGATGCTCGGGTTCGCGCGGGCGCTGGCGGAAATCCACGAGCAGGCAGCCGGGTACTTCGCCGGGTCGGAGCTGCGCGGGCGGCTGCGGTTCGGCGTCTCGCAGGACCTCGCGCTGACCCAGTTGCCGCGGATCCTCCGTGACTTCCGGCGCACGCACCCGCTCGTCGACCTGGAGCTGACCGTCGAGCTGAGCGGGGTGCTGCACGACCGCCTGCGCGCCGGGGAGCTCGACCTGGTCTTCGCCAAGCGGCTGGACGGCCAGTCCGACGGTCAGCTCGTGTACCGGGAGAAGCTGGCCTGGCTCGGCGTCCCGGACCTGCGGCTCGACCCGGCGGGGCCGGTTCCGCTGATCATCTACCCGCCGCCGAGCCTGACCCGGGAACGCGCGCTCGCGGTGCTGGCCGAGCAGCGGCGTCCGTGGCGGACGGTGTGCACGAGCGCGAGCCTCAACGGGTTGGCCGCCGCCGCGCTGGGTGGCCTCGGCGTGGTGCCGTTCGTGCAGCGCCTGGGGCCTGCCGGGCTGTCCGAGGTGCCACCGCAGTACCGCCTACCACCGCTCGGCGACGTCGAGTTCGTCCTGCTGCGCACCGACCGCTCGGTGCCGGAGTCGGCCGAGACCCTCGCGGCCGCGATCCGCACCGCCGGGGCGCACCCCGACAACCTGTGA
- a CDS encoding response regulator transcription factor: MTDLADLDAGAARVLVVDDDPRIAELLVTTLRFAGFTPTAADTGTQALRLLGEHGAELVILDVMLPDIDGFDVARRLRRDGHRCPVLFLTARDATNDKVTGLVLGGDDYVTKPFSVAEVIARAHALLRRVRGDAPPALAYADLRMDDDTHEVRRGDRLIELSPTEYRLLRYLLQNAGRVVSKAQILERVWQYDFGGDAGVVEKFMSHLRKRVDVVDPPLLHTVRGFGYVLRTPAR; this comes from the coding sequence GTGACCGATCTCGCTGACCTCGACGCCGGAGCGGCCCGGGTACTGGTCGTCGACGACGATCCCCGAATCGCCGAGCTCCTGGTGACCACCCTGCGATTCGCCGGGTTCACCCCGACCGCGGCAGACACCGGCACCCAGGCCTTACGGCTGCTCGGTGAGCACGGCGCGGAGCTGGTGATCCTGGACGTGATGCTGCCCGACATCGACGGCTTCGACGTGGCCCGGCGGCTACGGCGGGACGGCCACCGCTGCCCCGTCCTGTTCCTCACCGCCCGGGACGCGACGAACGACAAGGTCACCGGTCTGGTGCTCGGCGGCGACGACTACGTCACGAAGCCGTTCAGCGTCGCCGAGGTCATCGCTAGGGCACACGCGCTGCTCCGCCGGGTGCGGGGCGACGCGCCCCCGGCGCTGGCCTACGCCGACCTGCGGATGGACGACGACACGCACGAGGTCCGCCGCGGCGACCGGCTGATCGAGCTGTCACCGACCGAGTACCGCCTGCTGCGCTACCTGCTGCAGAACGCCGGACGGGTGGTCTCGAAGGCCCAGATCCTCGAGCGGGTCTGGCAGTACGACTTCGGCGGCGACGCGGGCGTCGTCGAGAAGTTCATGTCGCACCTGCGGAAGCGGGTCGACGTGGTGGATCCACCGCTGCTGCACACCGTGCGCGGCTTCGGTTACGTGCTGCGGACGCCGGCCCGATGA
- a CDS encoding ATP-binding protein has translation MTVSESRVTDPERLRVLAATGLLDGPSVEVLDRLTGLATRVIGAPVALVSLVDAGRQFFVSAVGLPEPWAGRRQTPLSHSFCQHVVRTGAPLVVSDARADELLCTNLAIPDIGVIAYAGFPLHSPDGYALGSFCVIDTRPRVWTPAELAIVEDLAAAAESELAVRLSHARVVRETQQTAAILAAATDAFVSANVDGTVRIWNAAAERLFGWTASEAMGRPLTDLIIPERFRAAHDAGMQRVRESGRSTLAGQRLELAALDREGREFPVEMVLQAQTIDDGMAFHAFLHDISERHRVRAELDRERTFLASLLDSLESGVAACDAEGRLVLVNRALREQDVLADGLRSDTWAEQYGLYGADGVTPLAASDVPLARAFHGETVHRADLVVRRPGRPPRQYRANAQPIRAADGRRLGAVVALHDVTAAVRTGLLRDVQHAVATSLVDARTIADAATRTVGAVAGGLGWVRGEYWQLSDDEQTLTRIGSWTAQGKKLAEPETCGFADQVRATAKPLQAADPVPTLGLPVRSGDRVLGVLVFLHDGPMDVDADLLSRLDGISAHVGRFVERRRAEAARQAFERVVSAIDDYVWTVEVTRDGGARLIYASPNGAAVFGADLRTPDGETVQLTDLVHREDAAALEAFQAGVREGRASELEARFVGADGVVRWIWTRSVPRQEDGRLFIDGICTDVTERHRISAEREALLEREQQQVRELRELDRMKDELVALVTHELRSPITSIRGYLELVLDEAEACTPQAGDFLRIIERKAADLQQLTDDLLDLARLDAGEISVDPRPVSLTRLLNEVATDHRPAAEAKHLTVDVATDGPVVVPVDPTRFRQVLTNVLSNAVKYTPEGGRVTVRAVRADDIVTVSVADTGIGIPADQYARLFERFFRTSNAVQQGIKGTGLGLAITRAIVERHGGTITARPGTPTGTVFTITLPAATP, from the coding sequence ATGACCGTCAGCGAGTCACGGGTAACCGATCCGGAGCGGCTGCGTGTCCTCGCCGCGACCGGTCTGCTGGACGGGCCGTCGGTCGAAGTGTTGGACCGGCTGACCGGCCTCGCGACCCGGGTGATCGGCGCGCCGGTGGCGCTCGTCTCGCTGGTGGACGCCGGTCGGCAGTTCTTCGTCAGCGCGGTGGGCCTGCCCGAGCCCTGGGCCGGGCGCAGGCAGACGCCGCTGAGCCACTCGTTCTGCCAGCACGTGGTGCGAACCGGCGCCCCGCTGGTGGTCAGCGACGCCCGCGCCGACGAGTTGCTCTGTACGAACCTGGCCATCCCCGACATCGGCGTGATCGCGTACGCCGGGTTCCCGCTGCACTCGCCGGACGGATACGCGCTCGGCTCGTTCTGCGTCATCGACACCCGGCCCCGCGTGTGGACGCCTGCCGAGCTGGCGATCGTCGAGGACCTGGCGGCGGCGGCCGAGTCCGAGCTGGCCGTGCGGCTCAGCCACGCCCGGGTGGTGCGGGAGACCCAGCAGACCGCGGCGATCCTGGCGGCGGCAACCGACGCGTTCGTCTCGGCGAACGTCGACGGCACGGTACGGATCTGGAACGCGGCCGCCGAGCGGCTGTTCGGCTGGACGGCGTCCGAGGCGATGGGCAGGCCGCTGACCGACCTGATCATCCCGGAGCGGTTCCGCGCCGCGCACGACGCCGGGATGCAGCGGGTCCGGGAGAGCGGCCGGTCGACGCTGGCCGGGCAGCGACTCGAACTGGCGGCGCTGGACCGGGAGGGCAGGGAGTTCCCGGTCGAGATGGTGCTGCAGGCCCAGACGATCGACGACGGGATGGCCTTCCACGCGTTCCTGCACGACATCAGCGAGCGGCATCGCGTCCGGGCGGAGCTGGACCGCGAACGGACGTTCCTCGCGTCACTGCTCGACAGCCTGGAGAGCGGCGTGGCGGCCTGCGACGCCGAGGGACGGCTGGTGCTGGTCAACCGGGCCCTCCGGGAACAGGACGTGCTGGCGGACGGTCTGCGCAGCGACACCTGGGCCGAGCAGTACGGCCTCTACGGGGCGGACGGCGTGACGCCGCTGGCCGCGAGCGACGTCCCGCTCGCCCGCGCGTTTCACGGCGAGACCGTGCACCGGGCCGACCTCGTCGTCCGCCGCCCGGGGAGGCCGCCCCGGCAGTACCGGGCCAACGCCCAGCCGATCCGCGCCGCCGACGGCCGCCGGCTGGGTGCGGTGGTGGCCCTGCACGACGTCACGGCTGCCGTGCGCACCGGGTTGCTGCGCGACGTCCAGCACGCGGTGGCGACCAGCCTCGTGGATGCCCGGACGATCGCGGACGCGGCCACCCGGACCGTGGGCGCGGTGGCGGGTGGCCTGGGCTGGGTGCGTGGCGAGTACTGGCAACTCAGCGACGACGAGCAGACGCTCACCCGCATCGGCTCCTGGACGGCGCAGGGCAAAAAGTTGGCAGAACCGGAAACCTGCGGCTTCGCGGATCAGGTTCGGGCCACGGCCAAGCCACTCCAGGCGGCGGATCCGGTCCCGACGCTCGGGCTCCCGGTCCGCAGCGGGGACCGGGTCCTCGGCGTGCTGGTGTTCCTGCACGACGGTCCGATGGACGTCGACGCCGACCTGCTCAGCCGGTTGGACGGGATCAGCGCGCACGTCGGCCGGTTCGTCGAACGCCGCCGTGCCGAGGCGGCGCGGCAGGCGTTCGAGCGGGTGGTCTCCGCCATCGACGACTACGTCTGGACCGTCGAGGTCACCCGGGACGGGGGTGCCCGGCTGATCTACGCCAGCCCGAACGGCGCCGCGGTCTTCGGTGCCGACCTGCGGACGCCGGACGGCGAGACCGTCCAGCTGACCGATCTCGTCCACCGGGAGGACGCCGCCGCGCTGGAGGCGTTCCAGGCGGGGGTGCGGGAGGGCCGCGCGAGCGAGTTGGAGGCGCGTTTTGTCGGCGCGGACGGTGTGGTGCGGTGGATCTGGACTCGGTCGGTGCCCCGCCAGGAGGACGGGCGGCTGTTCATCGACGGGATCTGCACCGACGTCACCGAGCGCCACCGGATCTCCGCGGAACGCGAAGCGCTGCTGGAACGCGAGCAGCAACAGGTCCGTGAGCTGCGGGAACTCGACCGGATGAAGGACGAGTTGGTGGCGCTGGTGACCCACGAACTCCGCTCGCCGATCACCTCGATCCGCGGCTACCTGGAGCTGGTCCTGGACGAGGCCGAAGCGTGCACACCGCAGGCGGGCGACTTCCTCCGCATCATCGAGCGCAAGGCCGCCGACCTCCAGCAGCTCACCGACGACCTGCTGGACCTCGCGCGCCTGGACGCCGGCGAGATCTCGGTGGACCCGCGCCCGGTCTCGCTGACGCGGTTGCTCAACGAGGTCGCCACCGACCACCGGCCCGCCGCGGAGGCGAAACACCTGACCGTCGACGTCGCGACCGACGGCCCGGTCGTGGTCCCGGTCGACCCGACCCGGTTCCGGCAGGTGCTCACGAACGTGCTCTCGAACGCGGTCAAGTACACGCCGGAGGGCGGCCGGGTCACGGTCCGGGCGGTGCGCGCGGACGACATCGTGACGGTCAGCGTCGCTGACACCGGCATCGGTATCCCGGCCGACCAGTACGCGCGGTTGTTCGAACGGTTCTTCCGGACGAGCAACGCGGTGCAGCAGGGGATCAAGGGCACCGGGCTCGGGCTGGCGATCACCAGGGCCATCGTCGAGCGGCACGGCGGCACGATCACCGCGCGGCCGGGGACGCCGACCGGCACGGTCTTCACGATCACGCTCCCGGCAGCGACACCGTGA
- a CDS encoding GAF domain-containing sensor histidine kinase gives MTVTNGVQAEEARLAVLRGHRIMDTEAEPEFDDIALLAAEICGTPIAMVSLVDDERQWFKARVGVPYDEGCRDSAFCAHALEQQDVLEVPDAVSDPRFATNPLVLGEPFIRFYAGAPLRVEGGVSLGTVCVVDHQPRTLTPSQRRALRALARHAAAEIELRSYARRTADVNRRVVELEDLKNRILTTVSHELRTPLSSIRGYLELLLDDADPLDQETGRDFLAVIQRNAHRLTSLVDDMLLATKVGSEGIEVVRVPIDLADLVAAVVAGSRPLAEHKGLEVSFEKPGPVIVAGSHRELTQALQHVVLNAIKFTTDGAITVQVTGEPRPTVIVTDTGTGIDEGEIPRLFDPFYRSETAEAAAIQGPGLGLTLVRAIVNAHGGQVDLRSRLGAGTTVVLQFPPSAEVLV, from the coding sequence GTGACCGTAACCAACGGGGTGCAGGCGGAGGAGGCCCGGCTGGCGGTCCTGCGCGGCCATCGGATCATGGATACCGAGGCCGAGCCGGAGTTCGACGACATCGCCCTGCTCGCCGCCGAGATCTGCGGCACCCCGATCGCGATGGTCAGCCTGGTCGACGACGAGCGTCAGTGGTTCAAGGCGCGGGTCGGTGTGCCGTACGACGAGGGGTGCCGGGACTCCGCGTTCTGCGCGCACGCGCTGGAGCAGCAGGACGTGCTCGAGGTGCCGGACGCCGTGAGCGATCCGCGGTTCGCGACGAATCCGCTGGTGCTGGGCGAGCCGTTCATCCGGTTCTACGCCGGTGCGCCGCTGCGGGTGGAGGGCGGCGTCAGCCTGGGCACGGTGTGCGTGGTCGACCATCAGCCGCGCACGCTCACCCCGTCCCAGCGTCGCGCGCTACGGGCGCTGGCCAGGCACGCGGCCGCCGAGATCGAGCTGCGCTCGTACGCGCGCCGGACCGCGGACGTCAACCGGCGCGTCGTCGAACTGGAAGACCTCAAGAATCGGATCCTCACCACGGTCAGCCACGAGCTGCGGACGCCGCTGTCGTCGATCCGCGGTTACCTCGAACTGCTGCTCGACGACGCCGACCCGCTCGACCAGGAGACCGGCCGGGACTTCCTCGCGGTGATCCAGCGCAACGCCCACCGCCTGACCAGCCTGGTCGACGACATGCTGTTGGCGACCAAGGTCGGCTCCGAGGGCATCGAAGTGGTCCGGGTGCCGATCGACCTGGCCGACCTGGTAGCCGCGGTGGTCGCGGGGAGCCGTCCGCTGGCCGAGCACAAGGGCCTGGAGGTGTCGTTCGAGAAACCCGGGCCGGTCATCGTCGCCGGGTCGCACCGCGAGCTGACCCAGGCGCTGCAGCACGTCGTGCTCAACGCGATCAAGTTCACGACCGACGGCGCGATCACCGTGCAGGTCACCGGCGAGCCGAGGCCCACGGTCATCGTCACCGACACCGGTACCGGCATCGACGAGGGGGAGATCCCGCGGCTGTTCGACCCGTTCTACCGGTCCGAGACCGCTGAGGCGGCGGCGATCCAGGGCCCGGGCCTCGGGCTCACGCTGGTGCGGGCGATCGTCAACGCGCACGGCGGCCAGGTCGACCTGCGGAGCAGGCTCGGCGCGGGCACCACGGTCGTTCTGCAGTTCCCGCCCTCGGCCGAAGTGCTGGTATGA
- a CDS encoding cupin domain-containing protein, with amino-acid sequence MKLSEALYRTVVNWDDVPEDVIRPGVRRRVYSTDEVMLCWHSLSVGMDLRPHSHADFDQLAMILAGEADYYIEGTPHRMTAGSMLLVPAGAEHYIQPLTEPCINLDVFAPPREDYAAIAGKLPAVLNVGP; translated from the coding sequence ATGAAGCTCAGCGAAGCGCTCTACCGGACGGTCGTGAACTGGGACGACGTCCCCGAGGACGTGATTCGGCCCGGCGTGCGGCGCCGGGTCTACAGCACCGACGAGGTCATGCTCTGCTGGCACTCGCTCTCGGTCGGCATGGACCTGCGGCCGCACTCACACGCCGACTTCGACCAGCTCGCGATGATCCTGGCGGGCGAGGCCGACTACTACATCGAGGGCACCCCGCACCGGATGACCGCGGGGTCGATGCTGCTGGTTCCGGCCGGTGCCGAGCACTACATCCAGCCGCTCACCGAGCCCTGCATCAACCTCGACGTGTTCGCGCCGCCGCGTGAGGACTACGCCGCCATCGCGGGCAAACTCCCTGCTGTGTTGAATGTGGGTCCATGA
- a CDS encoding aldolase/citrate lyase family protein, producing the protein MTRAELRAALATGVRGTFVKLAGDEPIDLAKAAGADFVVVDLEHSQLSEEQARRAVSRATAIGLPALVRIPTVDSGLINRLLEAGAAGIQLSTLRSAAQTRALTTATRYAPDGTRSISLAHPGAGYSGVPLADYLATEREEPPLLVGQIETATTDDPLPDVVRGLDVVFLGVTDLAVSIGLGDTAAFEERVREVRAAGPLTGSWCATPEAATTAEAAGDRYVVIGSDLQFLAAALRKTLGETR; encoded by the coding sequence GTGACCCGAGCGGAGCTGCGGGCCGCGCTGGCCACGGGCGTCCGGGGGACGTTCGTGAAGCTCGCGGGCGACGAGCCGATCGACCTCGCGAAGGCGGCGGGCGCCGACTTCGTGGTGGTCGACCTGGAGCACTCGCAGCTCTCCGAGGAGCAGGCCCGCCGTGCGGTGAGCCGGGCGACCGCGATCGGCCTGCCCGCGCTGGTGCGGATACCCACCGTGGATTCCGGGCTGATCAACCGGCTCCTGGAAGCGGGGGCGGCGGGCATCCAGCTCTCGACGCTCCGCTCCGCCGCACAAACGCGAGCCCTGACAACCGCCACCCGCTACGCCCCGGACGGCACCCGCAGCATCTCCCTCGCCCACCCGGGGGCCGGCTACAGCGGCGTCCCGCTCGCCGACTATCTGGCCACCGAGCGCGAAGAACCGCCGCTGCTCGTCGGCCAGATCGAGACGGCGACCACCGACGACCCGCTGCCGGACGTCGTCCGCGGCCTGGACGTGGTTTTTCTGGGCGTGACCGACCTCGCCGTGAGCATCGGCCTCGGCGACACGGCAGCGTTCGAAGAACGCGTCCGCGAGGTCCGGGCGGCGGGCCCGCTCACCGGCTCCTGGTGTGCCACCCCCGAGGCGGCCACGACCGCTGAGGCCGCCGGCGACCGGTACGTGGTCATCGGCTCCGACCTGCAGTTCCTGGCCGCCGCGCTGCGGAAGACCCTGGGAGAAACCCGATGA